The following proteins are encoded in a genomic region of Paenibacillus sp. FSL R7-0273:
- a CDS encoding urea amidolyase associated protein UAAP2, which produces MTTYSFEPALSVLNPDDAVYNKTIPAGEGWLHDLLPGQILRIVDLEGNQAVDTLFYSADEPGDHYSAIRTISSQQNLYLTTGSVLLAESGRGLLKITADTCGRHDTIGGACSAQSNTVRYSHDTLPMHNCRDTFMLMLSGRPEYSKRDLAPNVNFFMNVPVTPEGALTFADGISGPGRYVELTALAPVTVLISNCPQLNNPCNAYNPTPAQVLIWDGKGGNDHV; this is translated from the coding sequence ATGACAACCTATTCTTTCGAACCGGCGTTAAGCGTACTTAATCCAGACGATGCTGTTTATAACAAGACGATTCCTGCAGGAGAAGGCTGGCTGCATGATCTGCTGCCGGGACAGATTTTAAGAATAGTGGATCTGGAGGGCAATCAGGCAGTGGATACCCTGTTTTATTCGGCAGATGAACCGGGCGACCATTACAGCGCAATCAGGACCATTTCCAGCCAGCAGAATCTGTACCTGACAACGGGCTCTGTCTTGCTGGCAGAATCGGGACGCGGGCTGTTGAAAATTACGGCAGATACCTGCGGCCGCCACGATACGATCGGAGGAGCCTGCTCTGCCCAGAGCAACACGGTACGTTATTCCCATGATACGCTGCCGATGCATAACTGCCGGGATACGTTCATGCTGATGCTGTCAGGCCGCCCGGAATACTCCAAGCGTGATCTTGCTCCTAACGTGAACTTCTTCATGAACGTGCCGGTTACCCCTGAGGGGGCGCTGACTTTTGCCGACGGTATTTCAGGCCCGGGACGTTATGTGGAGCTGACCGCCCTGGCTCCGGTTACGGTGCTCATCAGCAATTGTCCGCAGCTTAACAATCCGTGCAATGCCTATAATCCGACTCCGGCACAGGTGCTGATCTGGGATGGCAAAGGAGGGAATGACCATGTTTAA
- a CDS encoding allophanate hydrolase, translating to MSVMNVPSKLTIGALQKGYRNGRFTLSEVMSVIVERSIRDKDKAVWIVPPALDRLVPYLERLQEMDPQQFPLWGIPFAVKDNIEVAGWPVTAGCPEYAYEPEGHAAVVERLVAAGAIPVGKTNLDQFATGLVGTRSPYGATHNALRPELISGGSSSGSAVAVALGQAAFALGTDTAGSGRVPAALNGLVGYKPAVGAWPSAGVIPACRSLDCVTVFAQTIEDAEAVDRQVRGLLPSDPYSADRPLGRAVTPEIWLVPSGPLEFFGPYAAAYQQAWELTKQNLRDSGMNVQETDVSLLQEAAAQLYEGPWVAERWADLADFIESHPGAALPVTESILRSGAKPDFTAASLFRSQHRIAGIRRLVHGMLRGAVLVLPTAGGTWTRGQVTADPVITNSKMGLYTNHCNLLDLSAVSVPAGEAEEKLPFGITLFTVPEEEANLGAAARLFSSQPDDITVAVCGLHMRGMPLERQMLGLGAEFLEEAQTAPMYQLYKLPTTPAKPGLIRVPQAGASIELELWSMPAASFGAFTAMIPAPLGIGKIELADGRHVSGFLCEAYAVEHASNITASGGWRAAAAASNAQALC from the coding sequence ATGAGCGTAATGAATGTACCGTCAAAGCTAACCATCGGTGCTCTACAAAAGGGCTACCGGAACGGCCGGTTCACTTTATCAGAGGTGATGTCCGTAATCGTTGAGCGTTCGATAAGGGATAAGGATAAGGCCGTCTGGATTGTGCCGCCTGCGCTGGACCGGCTCGTGCCGTACCTGGAGCGCCTGCAGGAGATGGACCCGCAGCAATTCCCTCTATGGGGAATCCCCTTTGCCGTTAAGGATAATATTGAGGTCGCGGGCTGGCCGGTGACGGCCGGGTGCCCGGAGTATGCCTATGAGCCGGAGGGACACGCGGCTGTGGTAGAGCGGCTCGTTGCGGCAGGAGCCATCCCGGTGGGAAAAACCAATCTGGACCAGTTTGCTACAGGGCTCGTTGGCACGAGAAGCCCTTACGGAGCAACACATAATGCGCTCAGGCCCGAGCTGATCAGCGGCGGCTCCAGCTCAGGCTCGGCAGTGGCTGTTGCGCTTGGCCAGGCTGCGTTCGCACTCGGCACCGATACAGCCGGATCAGGCAGAGTTCCGGCCGCGTTGAACGGGCTGGTCGGCTATAAGCCGGCAGTCGGCGCCTGGCCTTCAGCGGGCGTAATCCCGGCCTGCCGCAGTCTGGATTGTGTTACCGTGTTTGCCCAAACGATAGAGGATGCAGAGGCCGTTGACCGGCAGGTGCGCGGACTCCTTCCGTCAGACCCTTATTCTGCTGATCGTCCGCTTGGGCGTGCGGTAACTCCTGAGATATGGCTTGTCCCGTCCGGGCCGCTGGAATTCTTTGGCCCATACGCAGCTGCTTATCAGCAAGCCTGGGAGCTTACGAAGCAAAATCTGCGGGACTCCGGGATGAACGTACAGGAAACGGATGTCAGTCTCCTGCAGGAAGCGGCAGCTCAACTGTATGAAGGACCATGGGTTGCAGAGCGGTGGGCAGATTTGGCGGATTTTATTGAAAGCCATCCGGGTGCTGCCCTGCCTGTCACGGAGAGCATTCTCCGGTCCGGTGCGAAGCCGGACTTTACCGCAGCTTCGCTGTTCCGCTCACAGCACCGGATTGCCGGGATCCGCAGACTGGTCCACGGCATGCTTAGAGGCGCTGTACTGGTGCTGCCGACAGCAGGCGGAACCTGGACACGCGGGCAGGTGACTGCCGATCCGGTTATAACCAACAGCAAGATGGGACTCTACACTAATCATTGCAACCTGCTTGATCTGAGCGCCGTTTCCGTTCCCGCAGGTGAGGCTGAGGAGAAGCTGCCTTTCGGCATTACTTTGTTTACAGTGCCTGAGGAAGAGGCGAATCTTGGAGCGGCGGCCCGTCTGTTCTCCAGCCAGCCGGATGACATCACAGTCGCGGTCTGCGGCCTTCATATGCGCGGCATGCCGCTGGAACGGCAAATGCTTGGCCTGGGAGCTGAGTTCCTGGAGGAAGCACAAACAGCCCCCATGTATCAGCTATATAAGCTCCCGACTACACCCGCCAAGCCCGGTCTTATCCGTGTGCCTCAAGCCGGAGCTTCGATTGAACTCGAGCTATGGAGCATGCCTGCAGCATCCTTTGGAGCATTCACAGCCATGATCCCGGCCCCGCTGGGCATCGGCAAAATTGAGCTGGCGGACGGGCGGCATGTATCCGGATTTCTGTGCGAAGCGTATGCCGTAGAGCATGCATCGAACATTACAGCAAGCGGAGGCTGGAGAGCGGCGGCAGCAGCCTCAAATGCTCAGGCTCTTTGCTGA
- the uca gene encoding urea carboxylase, protein MFKKVLIANRGVIAVRIIRTLRKMGIASVAVYTETDRDSLHVEQADEALLIGEGPAKTSYLNAELILSKALEAGVDAIHPGYGFLSENVAFAEACSENGIAFIGPDPENIRLFGLKHTARAIAEQAGVPLLPGTGLISNLEEAVMKAGEIGYPVMLKSTAGGGGIGMRICSGEEALVEAFNSVTRLAAANFNDGGVFLEKYIARARHIEVQIFGDGAGNAVALGERDCSVQRRNQKIIEETPAPLLAEETRRSMHESARKLAAEANYRNAGTVEFLYDSATGQYYFLEVNTRLQVEHGITEEVFGADLVEWMVLEASGGIGQLQERVNKPQGHSLQVRLYAEDCHHDFRPSDGRIDGVIWPEGTRVETWIQPGLQVTTLYDPMLAKLIVHADTRGEAIQAMITSLEQLRVYGITTNQAYIAAFLGTEDFCAGRVFTNMLGGYSPAEHAIEVLDGGVQTTVQDYPGRTGYWDIGVPPSGPMDTLAFRMGNRLLGNSEQAAGLEMTLRGGSYRFRGDIRFVLAGADMDARLDDRPVAPYTPVQASAGAVLTLGESALGMRSYLLVAGGFDLPLTLGSASTFTLGGFGGYGGGALRPGCVLRVNPAAPLNRPVPVRPLPEVSQPDICREWAIGVIPGPHCTEEYLLPAYLEQLTGTVWEVHFNSSRTGVRLIGPAPLWAREDGGDAGLHPSNIHDNAYAIGALDLTGDMPILLGPDGPSLGGFVCPVTTASAELWKIGQLRPGDKVCFKLITVEEAEQLRLAQELFLNEIGEEHSVTEELKIPALPEQSSGQYMPLLAFEEQGRRFKIAIRCSGDENILVEYGDRELDLLYRFQVYVLMQAVKDNGRIPYIEMTPGIRSLQIHLDRTKITVKEAAAIVLDIDLSLPPLDTIEVPSRKVKLPLSWDDPATQLAIERYQQNVRPDAPWCPSNLEFIRRMNGLESIDEVAEVVFNASYLVMGLGDVYLGAPVAVPLDPRHRLVTTKYNPARTWTPENSVGIGGAYLCVYGMEGPGGYQFVGRTVQMWNKFRETANFESGKPWLLRFFDQISFYPVSEAELLQMREDFPRGAYTVQVEETTFNLGQYLAWLDSFEQEAAEFRSSQQSAFQQERELWKELGIAEHLAETEAAAGQAVNVLPEGSSGINSLMPGSVWKVIAGPGQRVQKGETIIIEESMKMEFPQTAPFAGIIANVFVSPGDQVRAGDLIAAIYPEQEEAAS, encoded by the coding sequence ATGTTTAAAAAGGTGCTGATTGCTAACCGCGGTGTCATTGCCGTACGCATCATCCGGACGCTCCGAAAAATGGGGATCGCTTCTGTAGCCGTCTATACGGAGACGGACCGCGACAGCCTGCATGTGGAGCAGGCAGATGAAGCCCTGCTTATTGGTGAAGGTCCGGCGAAAACGAGCTATCTTAATGCGGAGCTCATTCTTAGCAAAGCTCTGGAAGCCGGCGTGGATGCGATTCATCCCGGTTACGGCTTCCTCAGCGAAAATGTTGCTTTTGCCGAAGCGTGCAGTGAGAACGGGATTGCCTTTATTGGCCCTGACCCGGAGAACATCAGGCTGTTCGGCTTAAAGCATACGGCCAGAGCGATCGCAGAGCAGGCGGGTGTCCCGCTGCTTCCCGGAACCGGACTGATCAGCAATCTGGAGGAAGCTGTTATGAAGGCAGGGGAGATTGGTTACCCGGTTATGCTTAAGAGTACAGCCGGCGGGGGCGGAATAGGAATGCGGATCTGTTCCGGTGAAGAGGCATTAGTAGAAGCCTTTAATTCCGTGACCAGGCTTGCAGCGGCAAATTTCAATGACGGCGGTGTTTTCCTGGAAAAATATATCGCCCGTGCCCGTCATATCGAGGTGCAGATTTTCGGAGACGGGGCCGGTAATGCGGTCGCTCTCGGAGAGCGGGATTGCTCGGTCCAGCGCCGGAACCAGAAGATCATTGAGGAGACGCCTGCCCCGCTGCTGGCGGAGGAGACCCGCCGTTCGATGCATGAGAGTGCCAGGAAGCTGGCAGCAGAAGCGAATTACCGCAACGCCGGAACCGTAGAGTTTCTTTATGATTCCGCCACAGGCCAGTATTATTTCCTCGAGGTCAATACCCGGCTGCAGGTGGAGCATGGGATAACTGAAGAGGTATTCGGAGCTGACCTTGTGGAATGGATGGTGCTTGAGGCTTCCGGCGGGATTGGGCAGCTGCAGGAAAGAGTGAACAAGCCGCAGGGCCATAGCCTGCAGGTGCGGCTGTATGCGGAGGATTGCCATCATGATTTCAGGCCCAGTGACGGCCGGATCGACGGAGTTATATGGCCGGAAGGCACGCGGGTAGAGACCTGGATCCAGCCGGGACTGCAGGTAACAACCTTGTATGATCCGATGCTGGCGAAATTGATCGTACATGCGGATACCCGGGGCGAGGCCATTCAAGCGATGATTACCAGCCTGGAGCAGCTGCGTGTGTATGGGATTACTACCAATCAGGCGTATATTGCAGCCTTTCTCGGGACAGAAGATTTCTGCGCCGGCCGGGTCTTTACGAATATGCTGGGCGGCTATAGTCCTGCTGAACATGCAATAGAGGTTCTGGACGGCGGCGTTCAGACCACGGTGCAGGATTATCCCGGACGGACCGGCTACTGGGACATCGGGGTTCCTCCGTCCGGCCCGATGGATACGCTGGCGTTCCGGATGGGAAACCGGCTGCTCGGGAACAGTGAGCAGGCAGCCGGGCTTGAGATGACGCTCCGCGGCGGAAGCTACCGGTTCCGCGGAGACATCCGGTTCGTCCTGGCCGGGGCGGATATGGATGCCCGTCTGGACGACAGGCCGGTTGCGCCGTACACGCCGGTGCAAGCCTCAGCCGGAGCTGTACTGACACTCGGCGAGTCTGCACTCGGTATGCGCAGCTACCTGCTCGTCGCCGGCGGCTTCGATCTGCCGCTGACGCTCGGCAGCGCCTCGACCTTTACGCTGGGCGGCTTCGGAGGTTACGGCGGCGGAGCCCTGCGTCCGGGCTGCGTCCTCAGGGTTAACCCGGCCGCACCGCTGAACCGTCCGGTACCGGTGCGTCCGCTTCCTGAAGTGTCGCAGCCGGATATTTGCCGGGAATGGGCTATCGGTGTTATCCCAGGACCGCACTGCACGGAGGAGTATCTGCTGCCGGCCTACCTGGAGCAGCTGACCGGAACCGTCTGGGAGGTGCATTTCAACAGCTCCCGCACCGGAGTGCGGCTCATCGGACCGGCACCGCTCTGGGCCAGGGAGGACGGAGGGGACGCGGGGCTGCATCCCTCCAATATCCACGACAATGCTTATGCAATCGGGGCGCTGGATTTAACCGGCGATATGCCGATATTGCTCGGTCCCGACGGCCCGAGTCTGGGCGGCTTTGTCTGCCCGGTGACCACGGCTTCCGCGGAGCTATGGAAGATCGGCCAGCTGCGTCCGGGAGATAAAGTCTGCTTTAAGCTGATCACTGTTGAGGAGGCCGAGCAGCTTAGGCTGGCACAGGAGCTCTTTTTAAATGAAATCGGTGAAGAACATAGCGTGACAGAAGAGCTTAAGATTCCAGCACTGCCCGAACAGTCAAGCGGGCAATATATGCCGCTGCTTGCCTTTGAGGAACAGGGACGCCGCTTCAAAATCGCCATTCGCTGCTCCGGCGACGAGAATATCCTCGTAGAATACGGGGACCGCGAGCTGGATCTGCTGTACCGGTTCCAGGTCTACGTGCTGATGCAGGCCGTTAAGGACAATGGCAGAATTCCGTATATCGAGATGACACCGGGCATCCGCTCCCTGCAGATTCATCTGGACCGGACGAAGATTACAGTAAAGGAAGCAGCGGCAATTGTCCTCGATATCGACCTGAGTCTGCCGCCGCTGGATACGATCGAGGTGCCTTCGCGCAAAGTGAAGCTTCCTTTGTCCTGGGATGATCCGGCCACGCAGCTTGCCATTGAGCGCTACCAGCAGAACGTCAGACCGGATGCTCCCTGGTGTCCGAGCAATCTGGAATTCATCCGCCGGATGAACGGACTCGAATCCATCGACGAGGTCGCGGAGGTTGTGTTCAATGCTTCCTATCTTGTTATGGGCCTTGGAGATGTGTACCTGGGTGCGCCTGTAGCTGTCCCGCTTGATCCGCGTCATCGTCTGGTCACAACTAAATACAACCCCGCCCGCACATGGACTCCCGAGAACTCGGTCGGGATCGGCGGTGCTTACCTCTGTGTGTACGGCATGGAAGGGCCTGGCGGATATCAGTTCGTCGGCCGGACAGTGCAAATGTGGAACAAGTTCAGGGAGACCGCGAATTTTGAATCCGGCAAGCCATGGCTGCTGCGCTTCTTCGATCAGATTTCCTTCTATCCCGTGTCAGAGGCTGAGCTGCTGCAGATGAGGGAAGACTTCCCGCGCGGAGCCTATACAGTTCAAGTGGAAGAGACTACTTTTAATCTGGGCCAATATCTCGCCTGGCTTGATTCCTTTGAACAGGAAGCTGCGGAGTTCCGCAGCTCGCAGCAGTCTGCCTTCCAGCAGGAGCGGGAGCTGTGGAAGGAGCTGGGGATCGCCGAGCATCTGGCTGAAACGGAAGCAGCGGCTGGTCAGGCTGTTAATGTGCTTCCTGAAGGCAGCTCAGGTATTAACAGCCTGATGCCGGGAAGCGTGTGGAAGGTGATCGCCGGGCCGGGCCAGCGGGTGCAGAAGGGCGAGACTATTATAATAGAAGAAAGTATGAAAATGGAGTTCCCTCAGACGGCACCGTTCGCCGGTATTATTGCAAATGTGTTTGTATCACCGGGGGACCAGGTCCGGGCAGGCGACCTTATCGCGGCCATCTATCCGGAACAAGAGGAGGCGGCATCATGA